In the genome of Candidatus Reidiella endopervernicosa, one region contains:
- a CDS encoding GGDEF domain-containing protein, which yields MRELQTRLTQQAVSEANMAYSRTLTLTIWLSVIVLLVGAVAAVIVYRCTSREAQTISDNLTALEDSYVQLEERANKDALTGLPNRAALFDYLSHLFAVSEPQHEQFALMFFDLDRFKPVNDQLGHDAGDELLRQVADRISALLRREDVLARFGGDEFVAVTRHIEGSEGCQKVASKIVKAIQAPFEINGETVEIGTSIGISFYPEHGTQYDLLIKRADDAMYRAKRAGRNDFVVYSPA from the coding sequence ATGCGTGAACTGCAGACGCGGCTCACACAGCAGGCGGTCTCTGAAGCCAATATGGCCTACAGCCGAACCCTCACATTGACGATCTGGCTCAGTGTCATCGTGCTACTGGTCGGCGCGGTAGCGGCAGTCATCGTCTACCGCTGTACCAGCCGTGAAGCACAGACCATCAGCGATAACCTCACCGCGCTTGAAGACTCCTATGTGCAGCTTGAGGAGCGGGCCAATAAGGACGCACTGACCGGGCTACCGAATCGTGCGGCACTATTTGACTATCTTTCGCATCTGTTTGCGGTGTCCGAACCGCAGCATGAGCAGTTCGCGCTGATGTTTTTTGATCTGGATCGTTTTAAACCGGTTAATGATCAACTGGGGCACGATGCCGGCGATGAGCTGTTGAGGCAGGTGGCTGATCGGATTTCGGCTCTGTTGCGTCGTGAGGATGTGCTGGCTCGTTTTGGCGGCGATGAGTTCGTTGCCGTGACTCGACACATAGAGGGAAGTGAGGGGTGTCAGAAGGTGGCGAGTAAAATCGTTAAGGCGATCCAGGCACCATTTGAAATTAACGGTGAGACAGTCGAGATCGGGACCAGTATCGGCATCAGCTTCTATCCAGAGCACGGCACGCAGTATGACCTGTTGATCAAGCGGGCTGACGATGCGATGTATCGGGCGAAGCGGGCAGGGCGCAACGATTTCGTCGTCTATAGCCCTGCCTGA
- a CDS encoding MCP four helix bundle domain-containing protein: MLRYLKTVTIAGFALLLILLAGMAVYAVMQLQSSHNTLNKITSENNRKIQIATEMQVAGYRRTDYLYNMLLVDDAFSRDEKFMAFTHEGYEVGKARRLIRESGMGPEEKAIYNHQSELIELVLVVQDRVVDLATASDLEAARSLMLREAIPI; this comes from the coding sequence ATGCTGCGATATTTGAAGACAGTCACCATCGCTGGGTTTGCCCTGCTACTTATATTGCTGGCAGGCATGGCGGTCTATGCTGTGATGCAACTGCAGTCTTCCCACAACACCCTCAATAAAATCACCTCTGAGAACAACCGCAAGATTCAGATTGCCACTGAAATGCAGGTGGCGGGCTACCGACGAACTGACTACCTCTACAACATGCTGCTGGTTGATGATGCCTTCAGCCGTGATGAGAAGTTCATGGCCTTTACCCACGAGGGCTATGAGGTGGGTAAGGCGCGTCGCTTAATTCGTGAATCGGGAATGGGCCCCGAGGAGAAGGCGATCTATAACCACCAGAGTGAGCTGATCGAGTTGGTGCTGGTGGTACAGGATCGCGTGGTTGATCTGGCGACGGCTAGCGATCTTGAGGCGGCTCGCTCACTGATGTTGCGAGAGGCGATTCCGATTTAG
- a CDS encoding valine--tRNA ligase, whose product MDKTYNPQQIEQRWYQSWEENGYFAPNGGSSGSAYSVMIPPPNVTGSLHMGHGFNNTVMDTLIRYHRMKGDNTLWQPGSDHAGIATQMVVERQLAAEGKTRHDLGRDAFIDRIWEWKEESGGNITRQLRRLGSSLDWQHERFTMDDGLSDAVKEVFVRLHEEGLIYRGKRLVNWDPKLHTAVSDLEVLNEEENGHMWHMRYPLSNGTGHLVVSTTRPETMLGDCAVAVNPEDERYKHMIGEKVELPLTGRLIPIVADEHADPEFGTGCVKITPAHDFNDYAVWQRHRDETGISDQIHGGLINIFTIDAAVRENDEGEGELIPAKYIGLDRYEARKQIVSDLDAAGLLDKIVDHKLMVPRGDRSGAVIEPFLTDQWYVKVEPLAKPAIEAVETGKIKFVPENWKNTYYDWMHNIQDWCISRQIWWGHRIPAWYDDNENIYVGRSEEEVREKHNLAADYPLRQDEDVLDTWFSSALWPFSTLGWPEDSERLKAFYPTSVLVTGFDIIFFWVARMIMMGLKFMDGDVPFQEVYVHGLVRDSQGNKMSKSKGNVLDPIDLIDGIELDALVAKRTANMMQPELAKKIEKQTRKEFPDGIPAFGTDALRFTFASLASTGRDINFDLGRIEGYRNFCNKLWNATNYVLMQTEDKNDNNSDEFELAPADRWIISRLQRVEQTVNSAIDGYRFDRAASAIYEFTWDEYCAWYLELSKPVLYGDESSEAQQRGTRQTLLRVLETILRLLHPITPYITEEIWQKIAPLAGITGETIMLQPYPQADEALIDGTAEAEMAWVMDFIVGVRKIRSGMNIPPSKPLTVMLQNGSEQDRGYLEANERFLANLAKTESITWLNEGDEAPESSTSLVGEMKLLVPMAGLIDKDEELARLGKEIEKLEKEVQRTEGKLNNEKFIGKAPEAVVQKERDKLADARASLESLIEQRSKIEKL is encoded by the coding sequence ATGGACAAGACCTACAATCCCCAACAGATCGAACAGCGCTGGTACCAGAGCTGGGAAGAGAACGGCTACTTCGCACCAAACGGCGGCAGCAGTGGTTCAGCATATAGCGTCATGATCCCACCACCGAATGTCACCGGCAGCCTGCACATGGGCCACGGCTTTAACAATACGGTGATGGACACCCTGATTCGCTACCACCGCATGAAGGGTGATAACACCCTCTGGCAGCCGGGCTCAGACCACGCCGGTATCGCCACGCAGATGGTGGTTGAACGCCAGCTCGCCGCCGAGGGCAAGACGCGTCACGATCTGGGTCGTGATGCCTTCATCGACCGTATCTGGGAGTGGAAGGAGGAGTCAGGCGGCAACATCACCCGCCAGCTGCGTCGTCTTGGTTCATCGCTCGACTGGCAACATGAGCGCTTCACCATGGACGACGGCCTCTCCGATGCCGTTAAAGAGGTCTTTGTACGCCTGCACGAAGAGGGACTGATCTACCGTGGCAAACGCCTGGTCAACTGGGATCCCAAACTGCACACCGCCGTCTCCGACCTTGAGGTACTCAACGAGGAGGAGAACGGCCACATGTGGCACATGCGCTATCCGCTCTCCAACGGTACAGGCCACCTTGTTGTCTCCACCACGCGCCCCGAGACGATGCTCGGTGACTGCGCGGTGGCGGTCAATCCAGAGGATGAGCGCTATAAACATATGATCGGTGAGAAGGTTGAGCTGCCGCTGACCGGACGCCTGATTCCGATCGTTGCCGACGAACACGCCGATCCCGAGTTCGGCACTGGCTGTGTAAAGATCACCCCAGCCCACGACTTCAACGACTACGCCGTCTGGCAGCGTCATCGTGATGAGACGGGCATCTCCGATCAGATTCACGGTGGCCTGATCAACATCTTCACCATCGATGCCGCTGTGCGCGAGAATGACGAGGGTGAAGGTGAGCTGATCCCAGCCAAATACATCGGTCTGGATCGCTACGAGGCACGCAAGCAGATCGTATCCGATCTCGATGCAGCGGGTCTGCTGGATAAGATCGTCGACCACAAACTGATGGTGCCTCGCGGTGATCGCTCCGGCGCGGTCATCGAACCGTTCCTCACCGATCAGTGGTACGTCAAGGTCGAGCCGCTGGCCAAACCTGCTATCGAGGCAGTCGAAACGGGCAAGATCAAGTTCGTACCGGAGAATTGGAAGAACACCTACTACGACTGGATGCATAACATTCAGGACTGGTGCATCAGCCGCCAGATCTGGTGGGGCCATCGCATTCCCGCCTGGTACGACGATAACGAGAATATCTACGTTGGTCGTAGCGAAGAAGAGGTGCGCGAGAAACACAACCTCGCAGCCGACTACCCACTACGTCAGGATGAGGATGTACTCGACACCTGGTTCAGCTCTGCGCTGTGGCCCTTCTCCACCCTCGGCTGGCCCGAGGATAGCGAAAGGCTGAAGGCGTTCTATCCCACCAGCGTACTGGTCACCGGCTTTGACATCATCTTCTTCTGGGTCGCCCGCATGATCATGATGGGCCTAAAGTTTATGGACGGCGATGTACCTTTCCAGGAGGTCTACGTACACGGTCTGGTGCGCGATTCACAGGGCAACAAAATGTCGAAGTCGAAGGGCAACGTACTCGACCCGATCGATCTGATCGATGGCATTGAGCTTGATGCACTGGTAGCGAAACGCACCGCCAACATGATGCAGCCGGAGCTGGCAAAGAAGATCGAGAAACAGACCCGCAAGGAGTTCCCCGATGGCATCCCCGCCTTCGGTACCGATGCACTACGTTTCACCTTCGCATCACTCGCTTCCACCGGCCGCGACATCAACTTCGACCTCGGTCGTATCGAGGGCTATCGCAACTTCTGCAACAAGCTCTGGAACGCCACCAACTATGTGTTGATGCAGACCGAAGATAAAAACGATAACAACTCCGACGAGTTTGAATTAGCGCCCGCTGATCGCTGGATCATCTCTCGGCTTCAGCGTGTAGAGCAGACGGTCAACAGCGCCATCGATGGCTACCGTTTCGACCGTGCCGCCAGTGCCATCTACGAATTCACCTGGGATGAGTACTGCGCCTGGTATCTGGAGCTCTCCAAGCCGGTTCTTTATGGGGATGAGAGCTCAGAGGCACAGCAGCGCGGCACACGACAGACCCTGCTACGCGTTCTGGAGACAATCCTGCGCTTGCTACACCCGATCACCCCCTATATCACCGAAGAGATCTGGCAGAAGATCGCACCGCTTGCAGGCATTACCGGTGAAACGATCATGCTGCAGCCCTACCCTCAGGCTGATGAAGCACTCATCGATGGCACCGCTGAAGCGGAGATGGCATGGGTGATGGATTTCATCGTTGGTGTGCGCAAGATCCGCTCCGGCATGAATATTCCACCGAGCAAACCACTCACGGTCATGCTTCAGAACGGTTCCGAACAGGACCGTGGCTACCTGGAGGCCAACGAACGCTTCCTGGCCAACCTCGCCAAGACCGAGTCGATCACCTGGCTCAACGAGGGCGACG